The nucleotide window GGGTAAATCTGAATCATATTTTTAGAATTTACGGAGTGCCTCCCCAATCAAAAGACTATGCAGAGCGTATTTGACGTTGGATATTGATAAGGAAGCCATGGAACTGTTGGGGGAATTGATTAAAACCAAATTATGCAGATCGAGGCCTAGAAAAAGATAAGATAATCACGACCAAATAGTTACCAAACCCGGCTGAGTACCTCCCATTTGGCGTCTGCTTTGTCGGCCATTTTCTTCTCATTGTGCTTTTCCCATTCTTTCAAAGAATCAAAATCTTCTTTGAGTAGAAACAAGTACAATTCCCCGTCGATCATCTTAAAATTTTTCGGATTGATATCCAAACGCTTGCCAATTGAAACGCCATAGGCGCAGTATCCCCCGTATTTGGGTAAGTACTTTTCCGGAGCATCTGTGAATAACGCCAGCTCTTCCGGATTCTGGAATTGATAGTTGATGCCATTGTGTTCATGACTGTACCTGCTGCTCCCTTTGATTGGTTTTTGATCTCTGTGATAAGCGACTACACTATAGCCCTTTACAGCGACGTGTTCTTCATCTACATTGTATTCCATCCTGACTTCATCTACAGGGTCAGGGCCAATAAAAGAGGCAGTCGTCATGGCCAAAACCATGATGAGTAAGCCTGGAAAAAGGGCGGATAATATTCTTTTCGTTTTCATTTGTTCTATAACTGAAGTCGATGTTGATAACTGGTTTTTATCACTGGTCAAAGAATGAAACAGATTTCCAGAAGATCAAAAGTTTCTGGTGGCATAGGTTTCATCATCAACCAGGTACCTAGCATACGAGGGGATTTGACCGACTGTTTAATCCAAATCACGCTTTGCCAATTGCTTGACATTTGGTGATTATAGGTGAACTATTTGGTAGCTCTCGTATTCCAATTCAATTAGCATAACGACACCTTTTTTCATTGGAATGAAATGAAATTCAGAATACAGAAAGAAAGAGCTGAAAAAATGCTTTTCTTAATCGATTACTTCTTCAGGATCTTGTTATCGATGGAATGAAAAAAGTCCTCCCGGTAACTTAATCCGATGGGTATCCTTTTGTCATTATCAAGAACTACTTCATTGCCTTCGATACCTTTGATCATTTTTAAATTCAGGATATAAGACCGATGGATTCTGGCAAAGTAGCTGCCAGGTAACTTCTTCTCCATATCGGAGAGGTTGTATAAAACGGGGATTTTTCGGTTCTGATAAGAAATGGATAAGTAGTTTCTCAATCCTTCTACGAATTCTATGTCCCTGAAATTTAATTTCAGCATTTTGCCCTTAACCCCGGTTTTAACAATAAAGTAATCTTCCTCTGTATCGGATTCTTTCTTACTGATGCCGTACAAGTTATCCACCTTGTTCAGGGACTTTAAAAAACGGGTATAGGTAATGGGCTTCATCATGTAGTCCACCACATTATATTCATAGCTTTGAACTGCGTATTCTGAGTAGGCAGTGGTCAACATCACATATGGCTGCTTTTCCAGCGAGAGCTGATTCAGTAATTTCAATACTTCGATGCCGGTCATCTCGGGCATTTCAATATCCAGGAACATTATATCTACTTGATTGGATCTAAGGAAGGCAAGTCCTTCGGAAGCTACCGTTGTAGCGAATGCCAGTTCCAGATGGGGGGTCCGTTCGATATGACCTGAGATGATATCGATCGCGTGTTTTTCGTCATCAATTATAAGACATTGCATAAGACTTTTCTTTAATGCTCAATGTGTAGTGATACATGGTCTCGTCTTCCTCTATGATTTGCTCGAAATCATCTCCATACGCCAAGGCAAGGCGCTTTCTTACATTTTCATTGCCAATGCCGTGAGAGACAATTCCGGGCTCATGGCTGTTATTCTTTTTGTGATTGCTTAATTTAAAGATAATGGATTTATGGTCAAGGATCAGCTTGAAATTGGCAGGATGATCCGGGTCATTGATCTTACCGTGCTTGAAGACGTTTTCTACCAGCGAAATGAGGATTAGAGGAATGATCTTCTTGCCAAAGATGTCTCCTTCCACCTGAAAGTTGACATAGATTTCATTATCGAACCTCATCCTGTTGAGCTCAATAAAATTTTCGATGTGATCGATTTCATCTGACAACAGTACTCTTTCTCCGGGGTTTGTTTTCTTCAGGGAATAGCGCATGATCTCAGAAAGCAACTCAATGGCCTGTGATAATTCATCCGAAACCCGAGATGCCCTACTATACATGTAGCTGAGTACGTTGAACAAAAAATGAGGGTTAAATTGTGTAAGCAAGAAAGAGGCCTCCGCTCTGATCAGTGATTTTTCAAGCTGTGCCCGTTGCTTGATACTTTGAATGCTTTGCTTAAAAACGAAGTAACCGATAGCTAGAAACGTGATCTCTGAATAATAAAGAAGCTGGGCGGATAAGTATTGCTGAATCGTCCATGGGGGCTTTTGAAAATCCGCATCAATCCAATACAACAAGTGGTAAACCGTAAAGTAGCGATAACCAAAAAAAGCGACCATCAGCAGTAGAAACGAGGCAATCAGTTTGAAGTAATTGACTTTCCAATACCGTGGCAATATATAAAAGGAAATGGAGTAGAAGTAAACGATAAAAATGGCGTAGTACAAGATTGGGGAAAGGATATACAGCGTAATACTCGGTCCCCTAAACCGGACATTCAAGGTGAGTATTCCGATCCAGATGATCCAGCCGAGTAGATGAAATTTCCTTTCTTCTTTTTCAATCTTCATGGTATAGATCAGATAGCAATGTGCTCTTCAATTGCGTATAAAATTAACCAACTGGCGTCTCTCATTAGAACTGTTTATACCTATTTAGTATACATAGGGATATTTCAAGGACAGACAATGGAATGATAATGACGAATATGTTTTTGAAAGAGGTGAGTTCGTTTTTGATTGAATGATCAAAGATGAACTGTTCATGAAGCAGACCTTTATGGGATACTCACTGTTTTTTAGAATTTGTAACAGTATGGTAATCAGTCTTTAGGCTTTTGATTGATCTTTTTGTGATAAATATAGCCTAAAACGAAAATTGGTACATATAATAATGCTATTCGTGTATTTTTTTTGCAATCATCAGAGCTTATTCGATAGGTTCGGTCTCAAGTTTCATATTTTAATATTTTTATTATGACCTCATCTAAAAACCTTAAACTAAAAAGAAAGACTGTTACCAAACTACGCAAAAGCTCCATCAGAAATTCGAAAGCTTCCAGTGTGATTTGCACAACGGATCCGACTACAACACTCACAGAGTTTTAAGCGAAGTGTGAGTTACCCGGACTTCCGTTGAGAAGTCTATCTATTTTCTACATAATTTTTCAACTTCTAAACGACCGAGGATAATTCCAATGGTATGGGGAGAGATTGGTGCGAGAGCACTGGTTAGTGTTGCAAGGACAAAGATTTTGATTTCCATTATGATACATGATAACCTTCTTTCCCCTTTCTTTACTTGTGTTGCTACCTGATGATTTTCATGTCAAGAAACCTCATACTACCTATTTGACTTTTTGATTTAGTTGCCTGGATTTTCTAATGGCGTTGAGGTTGTGACTGGCATCACTTTATGGAATTTGCCTCATGACCCAAAGTTATGGCACTAGAACAATACGAATTTCATGAAAAAATAGTCGTACGCACACCTACAAACACACTACAACAAAAGGCAAGTGATTGGGAAGAGATCATTCAGAACAAAGCCTTTTTGGAGGCCCTCAGTATCTCTTCAAAAGACCTTCATCAGCAATTAATGAATGTACTGGATGGTACCTGCACTTTAACGGACATAGAGTTCGAGAAACTGCGTCGGTCTGTTCAAAAATATTGGAGTAGGATGTGTACTCGAACCACACCGTTCGGACTTTTTGCGTCAGTTGGTGTGGCAGATTGGTCAGCAGCAGGGGAGACAAAGATTCATCTTAGTGAGCAAAGAATTGCCCGAAAAACCAGACTGGACATGTCCTATTTATATCAGCTTGCCATGGACATGGAAGAAGATGCTGAAATTGTCAATCACCTCAAGTTTTTCCCCAACAGCAGCATTTACATCATGGGGGAGGACTATCGGTTTTTAGAATCTGAGAGCCACAAAGACCGTAATGGTTACAAGATCTCCGCAGTTTCAAGAACCAGTCACCTAAACCTGGTATTGAAGCACGCCGAAGAAGGGATTTTACTAATGGACCTATTTGATTTGCTTTGTTCAGAGTTAGAAATCAGAAGTGAGGACGCTACGATGTATTTGTCCGAACTTGTGGAAGCGCAAATTTTGGTCAGCGAGCTTGAGCCTACGGTTACAGGGCCGGAATATTACCAGCAGTTACTTCATATTTTAGAGAGGCTACGGGTCGTACCAGCCGCAGCGCAATATTATGAAGCATTGCGAGCCGTAGAGGGGCTCTTTGATGAAATGGACCGCAATATTTGGAATTCCGAAGAGTTGTATCAAAGAGTCCTTCAAAAGCTTTCGGGCTTGGGTGTAAAACCAAATGCTAATCGTTTGATTCAGGTGGATAGCTTTGCTGCTTTTAGCGAAGCAAAGGTCAACAACCATATTCAGCAACATCTTAGGGCAGGTATTGCCTGCATGATGCGTATGCATTCGACTAAAGAGAACCAGGATATAAAACGTTTTGTGGAGCGTTTTCAAGAGCGATACGAAGGACAACTCATCCCTTTGTCGGAGGTGCTTGATCCTGAGACGGGCATTGGTTACCCTGAGCATCATTCTTCGGATTTACTTGATTTGGGTGACGGTCTTGATTTACCCACCGAAAATTCTGGTGGAAGCCGGGCCTGGAATGAATTTGAAACCTGGGCTTTTGAGCGATTGGTGGCCTTGCAAAACAATGGAAGATATGAATTCGAGTTATCTGAAGAAGATCTAGAGCAGTTTCAGGAACGAAACCAGGCAATGATGCCATCGCTGGCCGTCATGTTCAGGGTATTAGATCGAGACAAAGGGGAGGTCTTCATTGAAAGCGTAGGTGGTTCAAGTGCAGTTAATCTATTGGGTCGTTTTGCGCATGGTAGTCAGGAAATCCACGATATTATGAAGGACGTGGTACATCAAGAAGAACAGCAAAACCCAGATGTTGTGTTTGCAGAGATCGCTCATTTACCAGAAAGCAGAATGGGAAATATTCTGCAGCGTCCAGCTGTCCGGCCCTATGAAATCCCTTACCTGGCTAAGTCGGGTGTCGACGAAGATTTTCAAGTCCATATTCAGGATCTGTACGTTAAGGTAGAGCGCAATAAGGTCCAGTTATGGTCGCGAAAACTGAATAAGCGTGTGATCCCCAGATTGAGTTCAGCTCATAACTTCAGGTTATCAGATCTACCAGTCTATAAATTTTTATGTGACTTACAAACGCATGAGAAGAGTGCAGCCTTGTCTTTTAGATGGGGTGCGCTAGAGCAGCAATTCACTTTTTTCCCACGTGTCAGGTTTCAAAATGCAATATTAAGTCCGGCACAATGGCGGTTTTCAGCCGAGGATATCTGTGAATTGAAGGCCGCGAAAAATTCCATAGACCGCCGTTTTCATCTGGCTTTGTTAAGAGATAAATGGCATTTGCCCCGAAATGTAGTTTTTGCTGAGGGCGATAATGAACTACTGCTTGACCTGTCTAATTTGAACGATGTTCAGACATTATTGGAGATGTCGAGGAAAAAAGACCATTTCATACTGAAGGAATCGATGGGATTTGAAAATAAGCCGGTCGTTTCCTCTTCATCTGGCGGCCATGCAAATCAAATGTTGGCTTGTCTAGTCAGTGAGAAAGGGTGCTATAACAGCTCAGCGAACAGTACGACATTGCCATCAGTGGCACGGCAAGAGATCCGAAGGAAATTTTTGCCAGGCTCGGAATGGCTGTATTATAAAGTCTATGCAGGTGATCAGACCAGTGATCTGATCCTGAGACAGGCGATCAGGCCCATGGTAGCACAATTGCAATCCCAGGGACTGATCGATCAATGGTTTTTTATTCGATACGATGACGGAAATCCACACCTTCGATTTCGGGTACACCTGAAAGACAGGGCATTCTTCGGAGACGCCATTACCTTGATCGCAGATTACTTCGATCTGCTAGAGGAGCAAAAAATGATCTGGAAGACTGAAATAGCCAGCTATGAACGTGAGATCAACCGATATGGAGTCGATACTATAGAAATGGCGGAGGAATATTTCTATCAGGACAGTGAGGCCCTTCTGAAATTGTTGACTTTTGAAGAAGAGGCTCCGATGGATCAAACCCGGTGGTTGTTTGGAATGCAGGTCATGGATGATACGCTGAAGGCCTTTCATTTGGCAATACCAGATCGGCTGAAATTACTGGAGTCGTACCGGGATAGTTTCATGGAAGAGTTCAAAGTAGATAAGAAGCTTCGACTTGAACTGGACTTGAAGTATCGCAAATATCAACAAGAGATCCATCAAATGCTGGTTGCTGATGAAAAGGACAAAACAACTGGTTTTGAGAAGATTACAACTCAACGATTCGAAGCGATTCAAAAGATCGTGAATGAGATGCAAATCAGGCATAGCGGTAGGATAGAGGACTGGCAACCAGGTCTCGTGGGTTCACTGATTCACATGTCCGTGAACCGGCTGGTTACCTCCCGTCAACGATTCTATGAAATGATCCTGTATTATTTCATGGTCAAGCACTACAAAAGCAGGGTAGCGAGGATGAACAAAATGAAAAAGGTAGCCTAAGTGCATTTCGATCATAAGGTCGAATACCTCAGGTTAGATGAAATCCCATTGCTTTTTATTTCGAATAGATACCTGTCACCAATTAAAATGATGGATGCCGTTCGCATGTATTTACCAAAGTTTGATTTTATGAACAGAAAAGCACTTATCAATCCATATTAACTCCATCTAGAGTGTTTTTGGGCCGATTTGAAAGATTCGTACCGAGCAAACTGAGATTGGTCAAAAACTATTTAATGTAAGAGGTGCCTTTTCTAAATTAGTTAGAGTTAAAACGCAAGAAGAGATGATCAATTCCCGTAACGCTTCCGACAACCGTAACTGGCACGTCATTTACACCAGACCCAATTTCGAAAGAAAAGTGGCGTCTGAATTGGTAGCGAAAGGAATCGAGTTTTTCATGCCTTCGAGGGATGAAGTGCGACAGTGGCACGACCGCAAGAAGAAAATGAATGTCCTGGTCTTTCCCGGATACATCTTTGTTCGCGTCAATGTAAGAGAAGTTTACATGATTTATGCCATCAATGGCTTTGTAAACTTTGTTTCCAACGAGGGGCATCCTGACGTCATTTCGGATGAACTCATGTCTGCGATCCAGACCTTGTTGGAAGGAGAGTTTAGCATTAAAACCGGAGCGTTAATCTCTGGTGATAAGATAAAAATCGGTCACGGTGCTTTCCAGGGCCTGGAAGGCATCCTGTTGGAAGACAGAGGTGAAAGCAAAGTGGCCGTACGTGTGGAAGTAATTAATCAATTCATTGTTGTGGTACTTCCCGCGTTTAGTTTGGAAAAAGTAGCAGTATGACCCGACAGATCGTTTTTAGGAATTAGCATTCTTGTACGAAATTTTGACTGTCATTTTTAGTCTCCACTGCTATTGTAATTATCGTCAGTTTTCCAACTGACCAATTGGCTTTGCCTTTTTAAGTAATCTACAACATGTTACTGACAAGGCGAAGCTCTATCCAAACATGAAATCCTGCCTTCAAAACAAAGGGTTCAGCAACAGTCTAAGTACTACAAATCAATTCTTATGAAGATCGCTACAGTTTCAGAGAGTAAGGCTTTCGAACAGAAGGTCAGTACTTTACTTGGGGAGAACTTCTCATATAAGAGCATCAATCCTAACGACACGATCGAAAACGCCCTACGACGTGATAACATTGATTGTGTCATATTCGAGATTCAGTATCAGGTACAATTGATCTCTTCTATCATCGAGAACCTGAAGCAGAAATTTCCTGTAGTTCCTCACGTCTGTATCACACCGAATGACATAGATTTTGATGTGATCAGGCGTTTTGGAGTAATCGGCGTGGAACGGGTACTGAGCCTTTCGCGCTTAGCTATGCTGAAGCGCGTGATCAATGATCTGATCATTGATAATTGTAGCAAAGTATATCGGTATGAGTTTGGATTGAAAGATGAGTATCCATCAAAGATCCTTAATCAGACAATCTACAAAATTGAGGAAGAATATCTCAATATTCTGAATACCAGTGAGTTAGCTCAATATGTGGAGGTGACCGATAGTACGCTATCCCGAGAATTTAAAAAGTACGACCTCATCAGCCCCAAGCGACTCTTGTTGTATTTCAAAGTAAGTCATGCATTGAAATTGATGAGAAACCAGGGCCTTAGCATGAAGGAGATCATTCATTTATCTGGCTTTACCAGTGAAAAAAGGTTCTATGATTTTTTCGCTAAGCTACTCCCATACTCACCAGGGGAATGCAGAAAGCTGATTTTGGTTAAAGGGATGAATGGCTTTTGGTGCGAAGTGGGAAAAACCATATTAATGACACAATAATCTTTGATAATCATGAATGATCTGGGAGTAAAAATCAACATAGATTATAAGCAGGTAACATTGATAAAGAATGTTCTTCCGAATGACCTTTATCTTTCTTTAAGGCAACGATTCGCTTCATTGGAAGGGTTTCAAACGCATGGTAAATTCCTGTGGTACGACTATCGAAATATTCCACCACGAAATGTAGTTGAGGAGATCATCACTTACTTATCTTCTTATGTCGACCCAGAAGGCAATCTCGAAGGTGTTGAATGGTGGATGAGAATTCGTCCGGCCGATGAATTAAAGCCACTTCATTTTGACAAGGATGAAAAGCTGTTTGCCAGGGAAAGCAAGCTTGCTTTTCCAGCGATGGGAAGTGTTTTCTACTTTGGGGAGAATGGCGGTGCCACGTTGGTATTGGATCAAAGTGCTGATCCGGAAACTCGGGAACACCGGCCTCAGGTCCCTACGCATGGGGCCATGTCATCACCCGACCACAACCAGTACTTATTATTTCCAGGAAACTTACGACACGGAGTTTTGAGTGCCAGTGACGACAATATCAATGATGATGTACGCATGACCCTATTGATCAACTGGTGGAACAAAAAACCATTAGAGGAAAATTTCCCAATGAACTGGGAAGACATCCCTGAAGACAACTTGTTCAGAAAGACACTGGAGTATTCACTGTGGAAGGATGAGCAGAGGGGTCACGAGCCAAATATATCATTATTGGAATTTGAAGAATTAGAAGATTAATATGGAGGTCTTGCAAATCAATACAGTGCCGATCCTGGACGAATTAGATTGGGATCGATTCATGGAGGAATTTTGGGACAAATCCCCTGTGATCATAAAGGGGTTTTCGAAGCAACCGGTGCTCACTCAAGAGGATTTGTTGAAGCTGGTACAGCTTCAGGGAAATAGAATCCTTGACGGGAAAACAGCAGAACTGACTTTGTACGATAAGCATAGAGTCTCCTTGTCGGGGACTCATGCTTCACGACGGTATCTCACCGGAATAGAACCCTATTTGCCAGATGGGCAAGAGAAGCATCTTTCAGATTACCTTTTTGGTCTTACCGAACATGAAAGGTTTAATGAGTTCTGCTTGTATTCCAATGCACCTCATACCTATGAACATATCTGGAAAGCGATGAGACCGGTTTTCAAATTAATTTTTGAAGGGACAAAGATCTCTCCGGCTGGAATGAATACGGACTTGTTCATTGGAAATTATCAACGAACCAATTTTGGAGCCCATCGAGATCAGTTGTCCAATTTTATGTTCATGTTGTTTGGAACAAGGCGCATGTTATTATGGTCAGATCATGTATGGAAAAACGTACTTGGAAATCCTGACAACAATAAGTTGATAGTGCATGACTATGAAGCGTTCAGAAGTGAGGCACTTGTCGCTGAATTGTCTCCAGGAGATGTTTTGTATTGGCCAATGGAGTACTGGCACGTTGGTGAAAACGATGGCAAGCTCTCCGGGTCTATTAATGTGGATTATGTCCAACCAGACAAGCAAACATATCTGGATAGTGTCTTGACTCAGGCATTAAGTAAGGTTGTCAGACAAGAATCTGCCAATCATAGAACGTACTACGATCTGGACTACTTCGTCTTTGAGCCTGACCAACAGAAACAGATGGACTTACCGGACAACCTCGAACAACGATATAATTTGTTGATTGAAAACTTTGACAAAGAGAGTTTATATGAGTTCTTTCTGAATTCCGAGTGGACCAGGAAAATGAGTGCAATGGGTTTTAACAAGGGATTGAAACCTAGAACCTCTGTTTTGTTGAGCTCCAGTACAAATATCCTTTCCGATGCTGATTTTCCAGTTTTCTTCAAGCGCTACAATGACAAAATGATACTTTCTCATAGTGGTGTTTCAAAAGTCCTGGATATGGATTCGACATTACTGTCTATGGTCCAATATG belongs to Cytophagales bacterium and includes:
- a CDS encoding LytTR family DNA-binding domain-containing protein encodes the protein MQCLIIDDEKHAIDIISGHIERTPHLELAFATTVASEGLAFLRSNQVDIMFLDIEMPEMTGIEVLKLLNQLSLEKQPYVMLTTAYSEYAVQSYEYNVVDYMMKPITYTRFLKSLNKVDNLYGISKKESDTEEDYFIVKTGVKGKMLKLNFRDIEFVEGLRNYLSISYQNRKIPVLYNLSDMEKKLPGSYFARIHRSYILNLKMIKGIEGNEVVLDNDKRIPIGLSYREDFFHSIDNKILKK
- a CDS encoding lantibiotic dehydratase, which codes for MALEQYEFHEKIVVRTPTNTLQQKASDWEEIIQNKAFLEALSISSKDLHQQLMNVLDGTCTLTDIEFEKLRRSVQKYWSRMCTRTTPFGLFASVGVADWSAAGETKIHLSEQRIARKTRLDMSYLYQLAMDMEEDAEIVNHLKFFPNSSIYIMGEDYRFLESESHKDRNGYKISAVSRTSHLNLVLKHAEEGILLMDLFDLLCSELEIRSEDATMYLSELVEAQILVSELEPTVTGPEYYQQLLHILERLRVVPAAAQYYEALRAVEGLFDEMDRNIWNSEELYQRVLQKLSGLGVKPNANRLIQVDSFAAFSEAKVNNHIQQHLRAGIACMMRMHSTKENQDIKRFVERFQERYEGQLIPLSEVLDPETGIGYPEHHSSDLLDLGDGLDLPTENSGGSRAWNEFETWAFERLVALQNNGRYEFELSEEDLEQFQERNQAMMPSLAVMFRVLDRDKGEVFIESVGGSSAVNLLGRFAHGSQEIHDIMKDVVHQEEQQNPDVVFAEIAHLPESRMGNILQRPAVRPYEIPYLAKSGVDEDFQVHIQDLYVKVERNKVQLWSRKLNKRVIPRLSSAHNFRLSDLPVYKFLCDLQTHEKSAALSFRWGALEQQFTFFPRVRFQNAILSPAQWRFSAEDICELKAAKNSIDRRFHLALLRDKWHLPRNVVFAEGDNELLLDLSNLNDVQTLLEMSRKKDHFILKESMGFENKPVVSSSSGGHANQMLACLVSEKGCYNSSANSTTLPSVARQEIRRKFLPGSEWLYYKVYAGDQTSDLILRQAIRPMVAQLQSQGLIDQWFFIRYDDGNPHLRFRVHLKDRAFFGDAITLIADYFDLLEEQKMIWKTEIASYEREINRYGVDTIEMAEEYFYQDSEALLKLLTFEEEAPMDQTRWLFGMQVMDDTLKAFHLAIPDRLKLLESYRDSFMEEFKVDKKLRLELDLKYRKYQQEIHQMLVADEKDKTTGFEKITTQRFEAIQKIVNEMQIRHSGRIEDWQPGLVGSLIHMSVNRLVTSRQRFYEMILYYFMVKHYKSRVARMNKMKKVA
- a CDS encoding YHS domain-containing (seleno)protein is translated as MKTKRILSALFPGLLIMVLAMTTASFIGPDPVDEVRMEYNVDEEHVAVKGYSVVAYHRDQKPIKGSSRYSHEHNGINYQFQNPEELALFTDAPEKYLPKYGGYCAYGVSIGKRLDINPKNFKMIDGELYLFLLKEDFDSLKEWEKHNEKKMADKADAKWEVLSRVW
- a CDS encoding UpxY family transcription antiterminator, which gives rise to MINSRNASDNRNWHVIYTRPNFERKVASELVAKGIEFFMPSRDEVRQWHDRKKKMNVLVFPGYIFVRVNVREVYMIYAINGFVNFVSNEGHPDVISDELMSAIQTLLEGEFSIKTGALISGDKIKIGHGAFQGLEGILLEDRGESKVAVRVEVINQFIVVVLPAFSLEKVAV
- a CDS encoding helix-turn-helix domain-containing protein produces the protein MKIATVSESKAFEQKVSTLLGENFSYKSINPNDTIENALRRDNIDCVIFEIQYQVQLISSIIENLKQKFPVVPHVCITPNDIDFDVIRRFGVIGVERVLSLSRLAMLKRVINDLIIDNCSKVYRYEFGLKDEYPSKILNQTIYKIEEEYLNILNTSELAQYVEVTDSTLSREFKKYDLISPKRLLLYFKVSHALKLMRNQGLSMKEIIHLSGFTSEKRFYDFFAKLLPYSPGECRKLILVKGMNGFWCEVGKTILMTQ
- a CDS encoding histidine kinase translates to MKIEKEERKFHLLGWIIWIGILTLNVRFRGPSITLYILSPILYYAIFIVYFYSISFYILPRYWKVNYFKLIASFLLLMVAFFGYRYFTVYHLLYWIDADFQKPPWTIQQYLSAQLLYYSEITFLAIGYFVFKQSIQSIKQRAQLEKSLIRAEASFLLTQFNPHFLFNVLSYMYSRASRVSDELSQAIELLSEIMRYSLKKTNPGERVLLSDEIDHIENFIELNRMRFDNEIYVNFQVEGDIFGKKIIPLILISLVENVFKHGKINDPDHPANFKLILDHKSIIFKLSNHKKNNSHEPGIVSHGIGNENVRKRLALAYGDDFEQIIEEDETMYHYTLSIKEKSYAMSYN
- a CDS encoding cupin-like domain-containing protein gives rise to the protein MEVLQINTVPILDELDWDRFMEEFWDKSPVIIKGFSKQPVLTQEDLLKLVQLQGNRILDGKTAELTLYDKHRVSLSGTHASRRYLTGIEPYLPDGQEKHLSDYLFGLTEHERFNEFCLYSNAPHTYEHIWKAMRPVFKLIFEGTKISPAGMNTDLFIGNYQRTNFGAHRDQLSNFMFMLFGTRRMLLWSDHVWKNVLGNPDNNKLIVHDYEAFRSEALVAELSPGDVLYWPMEYWHVGENDGKLSGSINVDYVQPDKQTYLDSVLTQALSKVVRQESANHRTYYDLDYFVFEPDQQKQMDLPDNLEQRYNLLIENFDKESLYEFFLNSEWTRKMSAMGFNKGLKPRTSVLLSSSTNILSDADFPVFFKRYNDKMILSHSGVSKVLDMDSTLLSMVQYVNNGWEGSVLELHERLSQNGSYEEETFYNHLAALYEIHAIEIISA